The region TTATGCAGCTCAACACTGCCTTCCGGCTCATTCTGACGGGCACGCCGATTGAGAACAGTACCATGGACCTTTGGTCGCAGATGTCCTTCATCAATCCCGGCTTGCTGGGCAGTCAGTCATTCTTCCGGAATGAGTTTCAGATCCCGATTGAGAAACGGCATGACGAAGCAAAAACCAGCAAGCTGTATGGACTGATCAAGCCGTTTATGCTCCGGCGCAACAAGGCGCAGGTGGCCACCGATTTGCCGCCTAAGGTAGAAAGTGTGCTTTACTGCGACATGACGCCCGATCAGGCGACTCAGTACGAAGAAGCCAAATCGTACTACCGAAACCTGATTCTGGAGCGGATTGAAGAAGAAGGCATTGCCAAGTCGCAGATGGTTGTGCTACAGGGCCTGACCAAGCTCCGCCAGATTGCCAACCACCCTCGCATGGTCGATGCCGAGTACGAAGGGGATTCGGGTAAGCTCGACGATATGCTTATGCGGCTGGAAAGCGCCATGACTGAAAATCATAAGGTATTGGTGTTCAGTCAGTTCATTAAGCATCTGACTGTTGTGCGGCAGTACCTGAAAGAAAAAAATATTAAGTACGCCTATCTCGACGGGTCGACGGTTGATCGCCAGAGCCAGGTCGAGCTGTTCCAGACCGACGATTCGGTGAAGTTATTCCTGATTTCACTAAAGGCGGGTGGGTTGGGACATAACCTCACGGCGGCTGACTATGTATTTATTCTGGACCCCTGGTGGAACCCTGCCATTGAAGCGCAGGCCGTTGACCGGGCGCACCGAATCGGTCAGCAGAAGACGGTTTTTACGTACAAATTCATTGCCAAGAACACCGTTGAAGAAAAGATTCTGTCGTTGCAGCGGGCCAAGCAGCAGTTGGCGGGCAGCCTGATTACCACAGAGGAAAACTTTATGAAAGCCCTTACCAAAGAGGATATTATGGTGCTTCTGGAGTAAGTCGATAAAAGAAATAAGTATTTCAGGGAGGATTTTAGCTGACGCTAGTTATTAACCCGGTTGTAAACCGTTCACGCTAAAAAACTCAACGTATGAATGCGAAAAGCATATTAGGCATTATCCTGACGCTGGCTGGTTTGATCGGCCTTATTTACGGTGGCATCGACTTTACCAAAGGGGGCGTTTCTCAGGCATCCTTTGTGTATGTTATTCTGGGCGGCATCTTCTTCTTTGCCGGTATCGGACTGGTGAGAAGCACGAGAGTGTAAATGGTTAAGTAAGTGGAGTGGTGGAATTAGTGAAATAAAGGAGTTGGTGCAGTAGTTAATCTGTAAGCATATTTCACTAATCAACCACTCCACCATTTTACACTCAACTACCTCAGATAGACTCCCATGCGTCCTTCATCGCTCAACACAACGTCGACGTGTTCGGTAAGGGTGGTGCTGAGTTCGTACCCTTTGTAATCGGCAGCTACCGGGTAACGGGGGTGATTGCGGTCGACCATGACCGCTACCTGTAATTTTCGGACGGGCTGGCTCAGAAAAGGCTGTAGACTGAATGCTAGAGTTCGGCCTGTATACAACACATCGTCCACAACAATAACGACGGCATCGCTGTAACTGGTTACGGGCGGGTCGACCGTTACGGTAGGCTGTGCTACCTGTGTTTTATCGAAATTCAGCTGTAGTAAATTTACTGAAAACGGGGCAATCGTCTTTAACTCACGGGCTAATGCCTGTGCCAGTATATAGCCCTCTCCCGCAATACCCGCCAGCAACAGCGTTGCCTCTTCAAAATTATTTTCATAAATCTGAAAGGCTATCCGTCTGATTTTCTGCTGGATTTGCTCGGCATTCAGGATAAGCGTCGGCTGGGCGGTATTCATAAGTGAATCGTAAAATGGATTGACCCCGCAAAGATGGGGAAAAAGGCGTTAGGCAATGAAATATAGCGCAGGGGTATTTAGTTGGCATAGTTTTCGCCACCTGAGCTTAAAATAGATGTTTGCGTTAGCCAGTTATGCACCTAGTATTTAGTTTTATTTTTAGTCTATTAGTCCTGCTACATCCGGTAACACGATCAATAGAGACCGAAATCTCCCAGACCGTAGGAAACTCCCTGCGCAGTGGCGATGCAGGCCGGTTATCGGCGCGTTTTGCCAAAACAATTGAACTGGTCATCGACACCGAAAAAGTTGACTTTCAGTCCCTGCAAGCTACCCACGCCGAACTGATTTTGCGTTCCTTCTTCCGTAAATACCCACCGCATGGTTTTCAGTTTGTATACCGTGGCTCGTCAGACCGGTTGTATTACAGCACCGGCACCTACGAAACCAACGGGCAGGTGTTTTCTGTATATGTGCTGATGCGCCAGACAAACAACCATCAGTACGCTATCAACGGCCTGCACTTTCGGAAAGAGAAGAAAGATGATGTGAAATGAATAATGCGAAATGGATACTGAATAATGGTGGTGATCAACACGGTTCATTATCCATTTTACATTATTGATTATTCATTATCCATCCTAACAATCTCTTATCTTTGCACTTTCATGTAGAGGTGCTATGATTGTTAAGACAAAAAAATACGCGTTAGACCAAAAAACGTATATTAATATTGCCCTCCGCCAGTGGGTAAAAGACAACTGGAAGTGGGGATTTGTGCCGCTGGCGCTCATTTTACTGAACGTCGTGCTGAGCCTGACGAACATCTATCCGAATTACTGGATCTACATCGTTGTTGTGCTGCTCACCATCCTGTACGTGC is a window of Spirosoma linguale DSM 74 DNA encoding:
- a CDS encoding phosphoribosyltransferase (PFAM: phosphoribosyltransferase~KEGG: dat:HRM2_09210 PyrR) — encoded protein: MNTAQPTLILNAEQIQQKIRRIAFQIYENNFEEATLLLAGIAGEGYILAQALARELKTIAPFSVNLLQLNFDKTQVAQPTVTVDPPVTSYSDAVVIVVDDVLYTGRTLAFSLQPFLSQPVRKLQVAVMVDRNHPRYPVAADYKGYELSTTLTEHVDVVLSDEGRMGVYLR